One genomic region from Methylocystis echinoides encodes:
- the virB10 gene encoding type IV secretion system protein VirB10 produces the protein MALAFVGWLLYSWQHKDAKLMTSADKEEFNTQQYPGPGLPAERPNLDLGRMSVPPPAESQVPPPPVAPPTALAAPPFPDAATQKNDDEEKRRLAEEERKKWERLRAGQLIADGGSTLAPGGANAAANANGANGGAAAPEEDGNRRFLATAGSAGLEKSVATKNDRIDALVAQGTLIRADLLTAIQSDLPGNVSAVVREDVWSFDGRRVLIPAGTKLIGDYRSGVTRGQTRIFVVWTRLLREDGVSVQLGSIGTDDLGRAGQAGFVDRHYVERFGASILLSVIGGASQFIATLGQQSQLNNQGASTTILDPVTGLPITINSQPNQNLLNARQIGSQQISQSLTKLSEEALKDSISIPTTIYVDQGTRIVVFVRKDLDFSNFYPDPIKEALREIKHERQSKTH, from the coding sequence GTGGCGCTCGCCTTCGTGGGATGGCTGCTCTACTCCTGGCAGCACAAAGACGCCAAGCTCATGACCTCTGCCGACAAAGAGGAATTCAACACGCAGCAATATCCGGGGCCCGGGTTGCCGGCTGAGAGGCCAAACCTCGATCTTGGGAGGATGAGCGTCCCGCCGCCGGCCGAGTCACAGGTTCCCCCGCCACCAGTCGCCCCGCCGACGGCTTTGGCGGCGCCGCCCTTTCCCGACGCCGCGACCCAAAAGAACGATGACGAAGAGAAGCGGCGGCTGGCCGAAGAGGAACGCAAGAAGTGGGAGCGCCTTCGGGCGGGCCAACTCATCGCCGACGGCGGCTCCACCCTTGCGCCAGGCGGCGCCAATGCCGCGGCGAACGCGAACGGCGCCAACGGCGGAGCGGCCGCCCCAGAAGAGGACGGCAATCGTCGCTTTCTGGCGACGGCCGGCTCGGCCGGGCTCGAAAAATCCGTGGCCACCAAGAACGATCGCATCGACGCCCTCGTCGCGCAGGGAACACTGATCCGGGCCGACCTGCTGACCGCCATTCAAAGCGACCTGCCGGGGAATGTCAGCGCCGTTGTGCGCGAAGACGTGTGGTCCTTCGACGGTCGGCGCGTTTTGATCCCCGCTGGAACCAAGCTGATCGGCGACTACCGCTCTGGCGTTACACGCGGCCAAACCCGAATTTTCGTCGTCTGGACCCGTCTCCTGCGGGAAGACGGCGTTTCGGTGCAACTCGGCTCGATTGGCACGGACGATCTTGGACGGGCAGGGCAGGCGGGCTTCGTCGACCGGCATTATGTCGAGCGCTTCGGCGCCTCGATCCTGCTCAGCGTCATTGGCGGCGCTTCGCAATTCATCGCGACGCTCGGTCAGCAAAGCCAACTCAACAATCAAGGCGCGTCGACGACGATACTAGATCCTGTCACGGGGCTACCGATCACGATCAATAGTCAGCCAAACCAAAACCTCCTCAACGCGAGACAGATCGGATCGCAGCAAATCTCTCAATCCCTGACAAAACTCTCCGAGGAGGCCTTGAAGGATTCAATCAGCATTCCCACCACCATCTACGTCGATCAGGGAACGCGCATCGTGGTCTTTGTGAGAAAGGATCTCGATTTCTCCAATTTTTACCCAGATCCGATCAAAGAGGCATTGCGGGAGATAAAGCATGAACGCCAGTCCAAGACGCATTGA
- a CDS encoding type IV secretory system conjugative DNA transfer family protein, with protein MSIRLISNLGVLLFGLLAFCILWVVPYAAITGYRSGYKEPAKRWELLNRATTEKIEFDIGKMPPLSFDHGFPLVYKQFVVYVQDPRYRGRVAENGAIAGGLVLALFGGLALALFLTRRTHQYGDARFGTLSEASDARLLAKQGMIVGTLAGRTLISNDPGHVLIVGPTRSGKGVSFVIPNGLTWGGSMVVLDIKGENALLFGQARAARGDKVFVFAPGSIYSHRYNPLDFVRTGPEMATDCANIAGFLVGGSGVENEWTMAARKVVGALLGYVMTSAHFEGQRYIRSAVRLISTGHDIANVLRAIVINESGGPVPQWVIDDFNQFSAIPDRTRGSVMFNVSNAFAPWSSDLISAVTQSSDFDIRALRRERMSIFIGAPLADLESYRPIVRILFQQIHDLLMREMPGADERYQVLLLLDEFFALGKMSSLASKIAVSAGYGFKMAIVLQNISQLDEIYGRATRETIVSGTAVKLFVAINDNETAKYVSDALGTYTATTTTKIPGLGFSQSRVSIGQMAAPLRRAQELTRMAANKSIVLVANARPFEVRKLFYYRSRSLKRMMQRGKKVAVRIPKLRDWIDSPMWTDGARLEAPATTQPVPVAAAPVVVSPKAAPASKAASVIMDDKTETSSSLNRAAVDTEPKISVLNDEIEAKLATALSTIDEELASAAPETTAPLKEARDRLEATAQKIRSEWVEA; from the coding sequence ATGTCGATACGACTGATTTCAAATCTTGGGGTTCTGCTTTTCGGGCTCCTGGCGTTTTGCATCCTTTGGGTTGTTCCTTACGCGGCGATCACAGGCTACCGCTCCGGTTATAAGGAGCCTGCGAAACGCTGGGAGCTTCTGAATAGAGCGACAACCGAGAAAATCGAATTCGACATTGGGAAGATGCCGCCGCTGTCCTTCGATCACGGCTTTCCATTGGTCTACAAGCAATTCGTCGTTTACGTGCAAGATCCTCGCTATCGCGGGAGGGTTGCAGAAAATGGCGCGATCGCCGGTGGCTTGGTGTTGGCCCTGTTCGGCGGTCTTGCGCTGGCGCTGTTCTTAACGCGCCGCACCCATCAATATGGCGACGCAAGATTTGGCACGTTGTCCGAGGCGAGCGACGCCCGGCTGCTTGCAAAACAGGGAATGATTGTCGGAACTCTGGCTGGTCGCACGTTGATTTCGAACGATCCCGGTCATGTGCTGATCGTCGGCCCTACACGCAGCGGCAAAGGCGTGAGCTTTGTCATTCCGAATGGATTGACCTGGGGCGGCTCCATGGTGGTGCTGGATATCAAGGGCGAAAACGCGCTGCTGTTCGGACAGGCGCGCGCCGCGCGCGGCGACAAGGTTTTCGTGTTCGCGCCCGGCTCTATATATTCGCACCGCTACAATCCGCTCGATTTCGTTCGGACGGGGCCAGAAATGGCGACGGATTGCGCGAATATCGCCGGGTTTCTTGTGGGTGGGTCTGGTGTCGAAAACGAGTGGACGATGGCCGCCCGGAAGGTCGTTGGGGCCTTGCTTGGCTATGTGATGACAAGCGCCCATTTTGAAGGACAGCGTTACATTCGCTCGGCGGTTCGGCTGATTTCGACGGGACATGATATCGCCAATGTGCTCCGCGCCATCGTCATTAACGAAAGCGGGGGCCCGGTCCCTCAATGGGTCATCGACGACTTCAACCAATTCTCCGCTATTCCCGACCGCACGCGTGGCTCGGTCATGTTCAACGTCTCGAACGCCTTCGCGCCTTGGAGCTCCGATTTGATCTCGGCGGTGACGCAATCGAGCGATTTTGACATAAGGGCCCTCAGACGGGAACGCATGTCGATCTTCATCGGAGCGCCTCTGGCCGATTTGGAAAGTTACCGGCCGATCGTGCGCATCCTCTTTCAGCAAATTCATGACTTGCTCATGCGCGAAATGCCAGGCGCCGATGAGCGCTATCAGGTGCTGTTGCTGCTCGATGAGTTTTTCGCGCTGGGGAAAATGAGCTCTCTCGCCTCCAAAATTGCGGTGAGCGCCGGCTATGGCTTCAAAATGGCGATCGTCCTACAAAATATTTCGCAGCTCGACGAAATTTACGGTAGAGCGACGCGAGAGACGATAGTCTCAGGAACGGCGGTCAAGCTCTTTGTCGCGATCAACGATAATGAAACCGCAAAATATGTCTCGGACGCTCTCGGCACATATACGGCAACGACGACGACGAAAATCCCAGGCCTGGGGTTCAGTCAGTCCCGCGTGTCCATCGGTCAGATGGCGGCGCCGCTCCGGCGCGCGCAAGAACTCACGAGAATGGCCGCGAATAAGTCGATCGTTCTCGTTGCAAATGCCCGGCCTTTCGAAGTTCGAAAGCTGTTCTATTATCGCAGCCGCTCCTTGAAGCGGATGATGCAGCGGGGAAAGAAGGTCGCGGTGCGCATCCCGAAGCTGCGCGACTGGATCGACTCGCCGATGTGGACGGATGGCGCGCGTCTAGAAGCGCCTGCGACGACGCAGCCCGTGCCCGTTGCGGCCGCGCCCGTCGTTGTGTCTCCCAAGGCGGCGCCGGCGTCCAAAGCGGCGTCTGTGATCATGGACGACAAGACGGAAACGAGCTCGAGCCTCAATCGCGCCGCTGTGGACACTGAACCGAAAATCTCGGTTCTAAATGACGAGATCGAGGCGAAGCTGGCGACGGCTCTTTCCACGATTGATGAAGAACTCGCCAGCGCCGCGCCCGAGACCACGGCGCCACTCAAGGAAGCACGAGACAGACTGGAAGCGACAGCGCAAAAAATTAGGAGCGAATGGGTGGAGGCGTGA
- the virB9 gene encoding P-type conjugative transfer protein VirB9 — MSHLHKPLALIVCAFAASPPFAASCEEAPRSGRYDVRVRELSYRPDEVVSVNGSYGVSTAIVLGDDERIETLALGDSVAWKVEPNKRGNIIFVKPVEKDAFSNLNVVTSKRFYSFILRSGFRAPAQQVFKIRFRFPDDEADEKLISLAKERAAYPNTKNFKVANANSDYAYKGSSLSKPIAVFDDGVKTWFRFAPDQETPAMFAVDRDRQESLVNFHKEGPYLVVDKVNFQWTLRNGQEVTCVFNRRLDNLYEPNGLEPYAPQRAASMFPF; from the coding sequence ATGAGCCACCTCCACAAACCCCTTGCGCTCATCGTCTGCGCCTTTGCGGCATCTCCCCCGTTTGCCGCATCCTGTGAAGAGGCGCCGCGCTCGGGCCGATACGATGTGCGCGTGCGCGAGCTCTCCTACCGCCCGGATGAAGTGGTTTCGGTGAACGGCTCTTACGGCGTCTCAACCGCCATCGTTCTGGGCGACGATGAAAGGATCGAGACCCTTGCGCTAGGCGACTCCGTAGCCTGGAAGGTCGAGCCCAACAAGCGCGGTAACATCATTTTTGTGAAGCCTGTCGAGAAGGACGCCTTCTCCAATTTGAACGTGGTGACGTCCAAGCGGTTCTACAGCTTCATTCTGCGGTCGGGGTTTCGCGCGCCGGCGCAACAAGTGTTCAAAATCCGCTTTCGCTTCCCGGACGACGAAGCCGACGAAAAACTGATTTCGCTGGCGAAGGAGCGGGCGGCCTATCCGAACACGAAAAACTTCAAAGTGGCGAACGCCAACAGTGATTACGCCTACAAAGGTTCGTCCTTGAGCAAGCCGATCGCGGTGTTCGATGACGGCGTAAAGACATGGTTCCGCTTCGCGCCGGATCAGGAGACGCCGGCGATGTTCGCGGTCGATCGCGATCGGCAAGAGAGCCTCGTCAACTTCCACAAAGAGGGGCCTTACCTCGTCGTCGACAAGGTGAATTTCCAATGGACGCTTCGGAACGGTCAGGAAGTGACCTGCGTGTTCAATCGCCGTTTGGACAATCTGTATGAGCCGAACGGCCTCGAGCCTTATGCGCCGCAACGCGCGGCCTCGATGTTTCCCTTTTGA
- the virB11 gene encoding P-type DNA transfer ATPase VirB11 codes for MNASPRRIEAIGDARTVFLNEALGPLREWLDNGKVAEIIANGPGELYIEIIGESSMQRIEARDVTVDWLRYLAERVAGFSNQSINSEHPLLSAALASGERFQGVLPPATTNGGAFAIRKQVIKEMSLDDYRKMGSFNRVKISTGEELSDLDRELCEFLDAGKIEDFIRAAVKHRYTMLLSGGTSSGKTTFLNAILKEVPSDERIITIEDTREVKPLQKNFLPLVASKGDQGQARVTIESLLQAAMRLRPDRIFLGEIRGSEAYSFLRAVNSGHPGSITTIHADSPAGAFEQVALCVMQAGTGLRKDEIVSYVKTVLPIVIQQSRLGGWRGTSEIYFSRMAAWKAERSSREKRAGR; via the coding sequence ATGAACGCCAGTCCAAGACGCATTGAGGCCATTGGCGACGCACGAACCGTGTTTCTCAACGAGGCGCTCGGGCCGCTTCGCGAATGGCTCGATAATGGCAAGGTCGCCGAAATCATCGCCAATGGGCCGGGCGAGCTCTATATCGAGATCATCGGCGAGTCGTCGATGCAGCGGATCGAGGCGCGCGATGTCACGGTCGATTGGCTGCGCTACCTCGCCGAACGCGTCGCCGGCTTCTCCAACCAAAGCATCAATTCCGAACATCCACTCCTCTCCGCCGCCTTGGCGTCGGGGGAGCGGTTTCAAGGCGTGTTGCCGCCGGCGACGACAAATGGCGGCGCCTTCGCCATTCGCAAGCAAGTCATCAAGGAGATGTCGCTCGACGATTACCGCAAGATGGGCTCTTTCAATCGCGTGAAGATCTCCACGGGCGAAGAGCTCTCGGACCTCGATCGTGAGCTTTGCGAATTCCTCGATGCCGGAAAAATCGAGGATTTTATTCGAGCGGCGGTGAAGCACCGTTACACGATGCTGCTGTCTGGCGGAACGTCGTCGGGAAAGACGACGTTTTTGAACGCGATTCTGAAAGAGGTGCCTTCTGACGAACGCATCATCACGATCGAAGATACGCGCGAAGTGAAGCCGCTGCAGAAAAACTTCCTGCCTTTGGTTGCCTCCAAAGGCGATCAAGGCCAGGCGCGGGTGACGATCGAGAGCCTCCTGCAAGCCGCGATGCGCTTGCGCCCCGACCGAATCTTTCTCGGCGAGATTCGCGGCTCCGAGGCCTATTCCTTCCTGCGCGCGGTGAACTCCGGCCATCCCGGCTCCATCACGACAATTCATGCGGACAGTCCCGCGGGGGCCTTCGAGCAGGTCGCGCTCTGCGTCATGCAGGCGGGAACCGGTCTGCGCAAGGACGAAATCGTCAGCTACGTCAAAACCGTGTTGCCGATCGTCATTCAACAAAGCCGCCTCGGCGGATGGCGCGGCACGAGCGAAATCTATTTTTCGCGCATGGCCGCCTGGAAAGCTGAACGAAGCAGCCGAGAAAAGCGGGCGGGCCGATAA
- a CDS encoding virB8 family protein gives MTNEPAGIVPQLKMDSRYYQEGATWEEDRTRWERSKMSLAWIVATVMSVIALGAIFALASMVPLKSYEPYMIVVDKSSGFVEVKRPMAEGSLTQDESVTMFSVVRYVKARETYDPKALKDNFDLAQLLSTGAASRDLTELFSPGNPRNPVKEYGANSEISVNVKSVTFPNQRTALVRFSTEEKSASNIVHHDWVSLVRFRYSGVPMANQMRFDNPLGFQATEYRRDQETAPSPNTSGAQMGAQKQ, from the coding sequence ATGACTAATGAGCCGGCGGGGATTGTCCCGCAACTGAAGATGGACTCGCGCTATTACCAGGAAGGCGCGACCTGGGAAGAGGATCGCACCCGCTGGGAACGGTCGAAAATGTCGCTGGCCTGGATAGTCGCCACGGTCATGAGCGTGATCGCGCTCGGGGCTATTTTCGCCCTCGCGAGCATGGTTCCGCTAAAATCCTACGAGCCCTATATGATCGTCGTCGACAAGTCCTCGGGCTTCGTCGAAGTGAAGCGGCCGATGGCGGAAGGCTCGCTGACTCAGGACGAGTCCGTGACCATGTTCAGCGTCGTGCGCTATGTGAAGGCGCGCGAGACATATGACCCCAAGGCGCTTAAAGATAATTTCGATCTTGCGCAGCTTCTGTCGACTGGCGCGGCGTCGCGTGATCTGACCGAGCTTTTCAGTCCGGGGAACCCGCGCAACCCCGTCAAGGAGTATGGCGCCAATTCAGAAATCTCGGTCAACGTTAAATCGGTGACCTTCCCGAATCAGCGCACGGCGCTCGTCCGCTTCTCGACGGAAGAGAAGTCCGCCTCGAACATTGTACATCACGATTGGGTGTCGCTGGTGCGCTTCCGCTATTCGGGCGTTCCAATGGCCAACCAGATGCGCTTCGACAATCCGCTCGGGTTTCAGGCGACCGAATATCGGCGCGATCAGGAAACGGCGCCCTCGCCGAACACGTCCGGCGCTCAGATGGGAGCGCAGAAGCAATGA
- a CDS encoding GIY-YIG nuclease family protein — protein sequence MPDLNNHSPPRNPDYVNFPPFETEDLRANLTKFLDTPFEESSGQTPKVGNYKWGVYAFFDYDGEPIYVGQTNEMLRTRIRRHLTNQRTDAVAMSVLDPFEVLEIEVWPLPQFQETNRADINARQHLDALERLITQRAIEQSEFKAILNEKDPPPGSLFVEAPGSFRGRIVSDRVYELRSHPDFRIARRSLIISRLAQVISERKVQGGLRRVLLTQAMRLQWLASRRYDALGGAASVEPESDEDV from the coding sequence GTGCCTGACTTAAACAATCATAGCCCCCCTCGCAATCCCGACTACGTGAACTTTCCGCCGTTCGAAACGGAGGATTTGCGGGCTAATCTAACGAAATTTCTCGACACGCCCTTTGAAGAGAGTTCAGGGCAAACGCCGAAGGTTGGCAATTACAAATGGGGCGTCTATGCCTTTTTCGATTATGACGGTGAACCCATCTATGTTGGGCAGACCAACGAGATGTTGCGAACTCGAATTCGCCGTCATTTGACTAACCAGCGCACCGATGCCGTAGCGATGTCGGTTCTCGATCCATTCGAGGTTCTCGAAATCGAGGTCTGGCCGTTACCGCAGTTTCAGGAAACAAACCGTGCGGATATCAACGCTCGCCAGCATTTGGATGCTTTGGAGCGCTTGATAACGCAACGCGCAATTGAGCAATCGGAGTTCAAGGCGATTTTGAACGAGAAGGATCCGCCGCCGGGGTCTCTGTTCGTTGAAGCGCCCGGATCATTTCGCGGGAGAATAGTTTCCGACCGTGTTTATGAACTCCGGTCACACCCGGATTTTAGGATCGCGCGTAGATCGCTCATTATATCGCGTCTTGCGCAAGTAATCTCGGAGCGGAAGGTTCAGGGTGGTTTACGACGCGTACTTCTGACGCAAGCTATGCGCCTTCAGTGGCTTGCGTCTCGGCGTTATGACGCGCTTGGTGGGGCGGCATCAGTTGAACCTGAAAGCGACGAGGATGTTTGA
- a CDS encoding type IV secretion system protein has translation MTVLQSCTASNYGTGLIPTLLSNVDQAGCNYVQGAYQELARDLTAGGAGTSIASLLLILYVIFWAFGVWSGTATGSATDAAFRLFRAFVIYALATSWSDFVSFAYTLFNEGPSAIGNRLLAVGNNNTYSSPNAVVSALENIWNQISQAFQAHVAFSLFSLGAYLVGVACVIVIALFLAVATFTIILSKVFLWILLGLAPLMILMLLFNASSRFFSGWLNSVVQYAVLQMLVYAFLAFYLTVTQPVFANLATTMSSGSVDWSALAPFMLIGLTGMFLLTQLPALAASISGGMPMWGLTVGGLWRGIVRPPGSGAIANARIPLLGWRGLNRSIADRQAAARVKRIYGDAGAKALQDRLMKQ, from the coding sequence ATGACGGTTCTCCAAAGTTGCACGGCGTCCAATTACGGGACTGGACTGATCCCGACGTTGCTGAGCAATGTCGATCAGGCGGGCTGCAATTACGTTCAGGGCGCCTATCAGGAGCTCGCGCGCGATCTGACGGCAGGCGGCGCCGGAACGTCGATCGCGTCCTTGCTGCTCATCCTCTATGTGATCTTTTGGGCGTTTGGCGTCTGGTCGGGAACCGCGACCGGCTCGGCGACCGATGCGGCGTTCCGGCTGTTTCGCGCATTTGTGATCTACGCGCTTGCGACCTCATGGAGCGATTTCGTCAGTTTCGCGTACACGCTTTTCAATGAGGGCCCCTCCGCCATTGGAAATCGACTCTTGGCGGTCGGAAACAACAACACCTACAGCTCGCCCAACGCCGTGGTGAGCGCGCTCGAAAATATCTGGAACCAGATTTCGCAAGCCTTCCAGGCGCATGTCGCCTTCAGCCTGTTTTCCCTGGGCGCCTATCTCGTCGGTGTCGCCTGCGTCATCGTCATCGCGCTGTTCTTGGCCGTGGCGACTTTCACGATCATCCTCTCGAAAGTGTTCTTGTGGATTTTGCTTGGGCTGGCGCCGCTGATGATCCTGATGCTGCTCTTCAACGCCTCGTCACGCTTCTTTTCCGGATGGCTCAACAGCGTCGTTCAATATGCCGTGCTGCAAATGCTGGTCTATGCCTTCCTCGCCTTTTATCTGACCGTCACTCAGCCGGTGTTCGCGAACCTCGCGACGACGATGAGCAGCGGCAGCGTCGATTGGTCGGCGCTCGCGCCGTTTATGCTGATTGGTTTGACCGGAATGTTTTTGCTCACGCAGCTCCCCGCGCTGGCGGCGTCGATCTCGGGTGGCATGCCCATGTGGGGGCTGACGGTTGGGGGTCTTTGGCGCGGCATTGTGCGTCCTCCGGGATCGGGGGCGATCGCGAACGCCCGAATTCCACTTCTGGGATGGCGCGGCCTCAACCGGTCTATCGCCGATCGTCAGGCCGCGGCGCGTGTGAAGCGCATCTACGGCGACGCGGGCGCAAAAGCCCTGCAAGACCGATTGATGAAACAATAG
- a CDS encoding DNA cytosine methyltransferase, giving the protein MPNFYEFFAGGGMARAGLGPGWTCLFANDFDHKKGLAYQANWGTGGELKIGDVRTVTASELSQYADLVWGSFPCQDLSLAGGGAGLKGERSGTFYPFWDVITGLIDDNRAPKIVAIENVCGTLTSHGGRDFEAICKTFADAGYRYGPLIVNASLFLPQSRPRLFVIGVRQDATIDPALLSPEPIEPFHTRGLRRAVEGVSSRYRKKMLWWNLPTPPHRKKTFADIIEENPSSVEWHTAAETKQILAKMSAVNLAKVEAAKRSGRRMVGGVYKRTRFDESGAKVQRAEIRFDDVAGCLRTPAGGSSRQTIVVVDGQKIRSRLISSRETARLMGLDDGYKLPKSYNEAYHLTGDGVAVDVVRHLARYLFEPLLDVYAAAEKAA; this is encoded by the coding sequence ATGCCTAACTTCTATGAGTTCTTTGCTGGGGGCGGAATGGCGCGAGCTGGGCTTGGGCCGGGTTGGACATGCCTATTCGCGAATGATTTCGATCACAAAAAGGGCCTCGCGTATCAAGCAAACTGGGGAACTGGCGGAGAACTCAAGATCGGCGATGTCCGAACGGTCACGGCAAGCGAATTGTCGCAATACGCCGACCTCGTTTGGGGCTCGTTTCCCTGTCAGGATTTGTCCTTGGCGGGCGGCGGAGCAGGGTTAAAGGGGGAACGTTCTGGAACGTTTTATCCGTTCTGGGATGTGATCACAGGCCTCATTGATGACAATCGCGCGCCGAAGATCGTCGCGATCGAGAATGTTTGCGGTACGCTGACCTCTCACGGGGGGCGAGATTTCGAGGCGATCTGCAAAACGTTTGCCGACGCGGGATACCGATACGGTCCTCTAATCGTCAACGCTTCTTTGTTCCTTCCGCAATCGCGTCCGCGATTGTTCGTGATTGGCGTCCGGCAGGATGCGACAATCGATCCGGCGCTTCTTTCGCCGGAGCCAATTGAGCCATTTCACACGCGTGGACTGCGCAGAGCGGTCGAAGGAGTATCTTCGCGCTATAGAAAGAAGATGCTCTGGTGGAATTTACCGACGCCGCCGCATCGCAAGAAGACATTTGCCGATATCATCGAAGAAAACCCTTCAAGTGTCGAATGGCATACAGCTGCCGAAACCAAGCAAATTCTTGCGAAAATGTCTGCGGTCAATCTGGCGAAGGTCGAGGCCGCCAAGCGCTCTGGGCGCCGGATGGTGGGCGGGGTATACAAGCGCACCCGCTTCGACGAAAGCGGCGCAAAGGTGCAAAGGGCGGAAATTCGGTTCGACGACGTTGCGGGGTGTCTGCGCACGCCGGCAGGCGGCTCGAGCCGACAAACAATTGTTGTCGTCGATGGACAGAAGATTCGCTCGCGCCTCATATCTTCGCGAGAGACTGCACGATTGATGGGGCTCGACGATGGATACAAGCTGCCAAAGAGCTATAACGAGGCTTATCATTTGACGGGCGACGGCGTCGCCGTCGACGTCGTGCGCCATTTAGCGCGTTATCTGTTCGAGCCGCTACTAGACGTTTATGCCGCAGCGGAGAAGGCGGCGTGA